The DNA region ACCATGAACGGATGACTCGTGGTGCTCAGCGAGAAGAAGACGACGATCGGTCCCAGGGAAGCCAGCACCGCGACGATGACGGCAAGGCTCGCCACCAGGAGATTCACCACCGAGAGAAGGCTCAAGCGCGCGCCGACCAGGGTGTTGAACACGTACAGAGACGGCAGGGTCACCACCAAAGTGAGGAAGAACAGCAGGGGCAGCTTGATCGTCGAGGCAAGCATCTGCAGCCAGCCGTCCACGCTTCCGCCCGACCGCATCACGGCAAAGAGGCTCATGCAGATGCCATAGGCTCCGGCAAGGAGCACTGAGGCCGTGAGAATCCCCCTTGCGGGAAACTCGATCTTCCCGGTCTGAAGGGCGTCCGGTTGGGTCGCCTCTCCACGGAGCAGCTTGTCGAGCTGCCGCATCCATCGCATCATCAGCGTGACTCCCGGCCCGTCGGAGGGCCTCTTGTGCTAAGGACGCTTCTACGCGCCCGTTACGGATCGCAACATTGGCTTGTCGAGAACCGTTCCCCGTTCACTCCTCCACGCGGGCCACCGGATAGACCCGAACGTCCACTCCTTCGCTGAAACAGACGTGCTCCCAGGGGCCCGCCGCGATTCCCGCCCGTGCCAAGAGCTGCTCGGAGCAGGAAGCCACGGAGGCGGACCTCAGCGCGTAAGGCTCGTGGGCCACGCGTCCGGTCACCATCGAACCACGGTGCATCGAATAGAGCAGGTAGCGCTCGACGAGAAAGAACTCGAACGATCCGGGTTCTGGTTGCGGCAGACGAGGGCCAAGGACCGCTTCGATGGCGAGCTCCGCCGGCTTGGGCGCCTCCAGGCGGCGTCCGCGGTAAGTGATGCGATCCCCCTCTCTCGACACCTGCATCCGGGCGTGCCTGTAGTTCAACCCGAACGTGGCCCGCGCGAAGCGGCACGCCAGCCACCGGGCGGCTTCGAGGGAGAAGAACCAGACCCCGGGGTCTCGGCCGTTCCGGTGGACATAGGTGCGCACATTCGTTTCGGGAAAGGCGCTGAGCCACGGCAGCGCGGGCAGGCCGCGCGGCCGAATCCCGCTCATTCGAAACGGAACCAAACCCACCCACGCCTTCTCGCGCCCCTCCGCATCGGGATACGTGTCCAAATCCAACCCCGCGGGAAGCAACGGGCGCACGACCTCGGGCTCGAGCGACGCATGCAGAAACAACAGGTCGGTCCACCGTTGGTGCATCAACGGAGGACCCGCGGGAGTCTCGCGCATCCTCAGGTACTCGTCCGGCGCGACCATGCGACGATTCTGACTGGAATCGGCATACTGGGGGCTATGGAAGTCACCAAAGCAGTCTCGACATCGATCGCCGTCCTCGCGGTCGCCGTCATCGGATGGCAGGCCCACGCCCAGAACCCCGCTGCGGCGCCCACCCCGCAAATCGGGCGCGCCGTCGCCGTCGTGCAGCCGACCGCCGGAAACCAAGTGAAGGGCATCGTCACCTTTACCGTGGGCGCGCACGGCGTGCTCGTCCATGCGGAAGTGACGGGGCTCCCACCCAACTCCACCCACGGTTTCCACATCCACGAGTTCGGGGATCTCCGCTCGGACGATGGGAAGAGTCTGGGCGGGCACTACAATCCCGGGGGGCACATGCACGCGCTTCCCACGACCTCCATGCGGCACGCGGGCGATCTGGGCAACCTCAAGGCCGACGCGAAGGGGGTCGCCACACTCAACCAGGAGTTCGACACCTTCACGATCGACGGTGAAAAGGCGCCCATCCTCGGTCGCGGCCTCGTGATCCACGCCCTTCCCGACGACGGCGGGCAGCCCACCGGCAACGCTGGAGGCCGCATCGCGGTCGGCGTGATCGGAGTCGCGGGAAGCTAATCCTCGCGAATCCGGTATTCCTAACGTAGCGCCCCCCTGCTCGGCGATCCGACATGAGAACTAGCTCGGCAGATTGCCAGCCCGCACGGAAGCGGGCCTTGTGCCGGGCAGGGGCAAAGGATGGCAAAGCGACAGTTGAAGATCGTGCGTCTGCTCGAACCGGAGATGTGTTTGGATTGCCGGTTCGCCAAGATGGCAGACGTGGAGAACGCGGAAGGGGTCGTGCAACGCATGATCTACTGTCGCCGGCTCGACTGCGACAACTGGGACTTCTCCTCCGCCGAAACCGCGAAGAGCGTCCACACGGACGACGAGGACACGGAGGCGGCGTAGGGTTGGGCCTTGGGCCTTGGGCCTTGGGCCTTGGGCCTTGGGCCTTGGGCTTTGGGCTTTGGGCCTTGGGCCTTGGGCTTTGGGCTTTGGGCCTTGGGCCTTGGGCTTCTGGTCCCCCTTTGCGTCCTTTGCGTTCTTTGCGTGACTAACCCCCAAACTTCCGCGGCTTGCACTCTTGCCACGAACGGTGCGGCAGGGGCTTCTTCAGGGCCTTTCGCAGCCGCTCCATGTACGCCCCGTGCGGGACCTCGAAGGCGCCTAGAGACGCGAGGTGCGGGTTCATCACCTGCGCGTCGAAGAGGGTGAACCCCTCCTCCCGGCAACGCTCGACCAGCGCCCACAATGCCGCTTTCGACGCGTCGGTCACCCGGTGGAACATCGACTCGGCGCAGAAGCACGAGCCCACTTGCAGGCCGTACACCCCGCCCACGAGTTTCCCATCGAGCCACGCCTCGGAGCAGTGCGCCCAACCGAGGCGGTGGACCTCGCCGTAAACCCTGATGAACGCCTCGCTGATCCAGTTGTCGTCCGGCCGGAGGCACCCCCGCATCACGCTCTCGAAAGACGTGTCGAAACGGAACTCGAATCGCCCGGAGCGCAACGTCCGCTTGAGCGAGCGAGACACGTGGATTCCCTCGATGGCGAAGAGCGCGCGCCGGATGGGCTGAAACCAACCCACCGATCCATCGTCCAGCGTCATCGGAAATGCGCCCTGCTCGTACGCGTGCCGCAGGAGGAAGGGCGTCAGCTCGTCGCTGTTCACGGAGCCTTCTCCCACTCCAACACATGGAAGTAGGGGACTCGCCAAAAGTGGTCCCACTCCGGGTGCGCGGCCCGCAGGTCGTCGGGCGGCGCGGGTTCGAGATACTGCTTGAGCGTCAGGCCGCAAGTCAAGAACGCGCCCATCGTCGCACTCATCGGCCGGTGCCAGTTCTCGACGGAGATTCCTTTCCACGCGACGCGGTTGGGGCGCTCCTCAAGGTAGCGATCGACGGGAAAGTGCAGCTTGTTCCCCGCCTCGTCGTGGAGCCAACCTCGCGGATCGGCCGTGCAGAACGCGTTGATGTTCGCGACGACCAGCCGCCCCCCCTTCCGCAGCGCGCGCGCCATCTCCGCGATCGCGGCCCGGAAATCCGGAATATCGATCAGGGTGAGATACGAGACGACCAGATCGAACGCTCCATCGCACACCGGAAGCTGTTCTCCGCTGCCTCGGAGGTAGAAGCCGGCCCGATCCCTGGCCGAGGCCTCTTGGACGAGCCGCGGGATCGGATCGACGCCGAGCACCCACGCGCCCCGTTCGCGCAGCATCCTCGCGAAACGCCCCTCGCCGCAACCGACATCGAGCACTCTCCGCCCCTCCAGCGAGCCGCAAACGTCCAGCATGACGCGGTCGAGCAGGACCGTTCGGCTCGGGTCCCCCTCATCGACCGAGGCTATCCACGCATCGGCCGAATCGCTCCAGCCGCCATCTCCCCTCACCCCAAGAGTCTAACCCTCTTGCCCAAAACGCGTATCGTCGGGAGGCTAGAATCGGGACATGACCGCTTCCGAGCTCCTCGCCTGGCAAATCGACGACGTGGGAAACCAAATTCTGAAGACGCTCGAGAACCTTCCCGCCGAGCATCGGGACGCGCGGGTCGTGCCCGGTGCGATGAGTCCCAACGACGTGATCGAGCATCTTTGCGAATGCTATGAGGCGGCAGCCGCCGTGGCGGAGGGACGCAAGCACCCGTGGGGCAGGTTCGCCTTCTCCGGGGAGACCTGGGAGGAGCGTCTCGCGCGGTGGAGGGAACTTCGATCGCGAGCGAAGGCGCTGGTCACCGGAGGCGACGACCCGAAGCGGCTCACGGAAGGGTACGAGTACATCGTCGGCCACGATGCGTACCACGTGGGCCAATTGTGCCAGCTCCGCCTGCACCTCGATCCCAAGTGGGACTCGATGAGCATCTACGGCTAGGTGCGTCCGTGGACGGACTCCCAGACGTCGGCAAGGTGCCGCGCGTGCGTCATGTGCGCCTGGGCGTCCTCGCCGCCGTATCCCCACAGATGCGCCCCGCCCGCATCGGCGCGCTCGAGCAGCGGAAACTGCGCATCCAGCGTCGCGGACAGGGTCCCCCGCTCCACCGGCTCCATCGCCATCCCGGCCGCGCGGGCAAGCGCGCGCGCACATGCGGTGCTGTTCGCATACGTGTCGGTCGGCACCTGGGAGTAGGTGAACACGAACGTTCGCTCGCCCGCCATGGCCGAGTGCACAAAGGGCAGCCAGACGTCGATTTGGCTGGGTTCCGGTACCTTCTCGTCCGCCGCGTAGGATGCGTACATCGAGTCGAGGAGCAGGATGCAGCGCACGCGTTTCCACTGCTCCGGGTCCCGCACGATCTCACGCACCGCGCCGTACCCGGCGCTGAAGCTGGTGATCGAGACGGTTCGCACCCGGTAGTCGCGGCGCCCGCGCGCCCGCACCGCCTCCTCGACCAGGCGTATCCAACGCGCCAGCCGCGTCCGATCCTCGAACGGAGCGCGGTAGACGCTCGAGCCTTGCCCGTTGTTGAACACGATCAGCGGCCCGCGCAACTCTCGCGCGACGTGCTCGTCGATCGCGAACCAGGCCGCGCCGTGGAAGTGGATGGCCAGATCTTCGTCCGGTTCGCCATCGGGGATCAGCAGTTGGAACGAGACCTCTCGATCTTGGATCGTGAGCGTCTTCGCCGCGACATCCCAACCTGGCCCGATGTCCCGGTGGAACATCGGCGGAGGAATGGGCGGCGCGAGCAACAAGAGACAGGCGAGGGCCGTGACCATGCGTTTCCGTTCGACCCCGATGGCGCGTTTCCCTGCGGACACCGGGCGGACCGAGCGGTATAACGAGCGTCATGGCAGACGCCCGCCCACCGGCGCGAACGTCCCGCTGGATCCTCATCGGGGGGCCGCTCGGGTTGGCGCTCGGATTCGCGATCGGCTCCTTCGCGGACACCTCCTCCCTGCTGCCGATCTTCCAGCCGATCGGCGCGCTCTGGATGAACGCGATGCGGGTCGCCGTGGTGCCGCTCACCGTGTGCCTGCTGGTCCTCGGCGTCTGCTCGCTGCCGCGCGGAAAGGACCTCGGCCGGTGGGGGAGCGCGATGTTCGCCTGCTTCCTCGCCTTGCTCGTCGCCGGCGCCGCGATCACGCTCCTGATCGGAGTTCCCTACCTCGCCGCCTACGGTCCCGCTCCCATCGATCTGCCGCAGATCGCGGGCAGGGTTCCCGCGGAGACGCCGCCCGCGAAGCCCTGGACCGACATCCTGCTTCCGTCCAACCTCTTCGCCGCGGCGGCGAGCGGCGAGCTGCTCTCGCTCTGCGTTCTTGCGATCCTGTTCGGGTTCGCGGTCAGGTCGCTCCCTTTGGAGAGCCGCAGACCGCTCGAGCTCCTGTTCGCCTCGCTGCGGGACGCGACCCTGACGTTCGTGCGGTGGACCGTCGCCCTGCTGCCCATCGGCGCCTTCTCGCTCGCGCTGGCCTTCGGTGCGAGCTCGGGCTTCCGGGTAGCGCGCGAGATCGTGCATTTCACTGTCTTCGCCACCGCGCTGATGCTCCTTCTGTGCCTTTTGGTGATGATCGCGACGCGATTGGCGGGACGGCTGCGATGGGCCGACTACTTCCGGGTGATCCTCCCCATTCAGGCCGTCGCCGTCGGAACGCGATCGTCGATCGCGACCCTGCCTTCGGTCATCGAAGGAGCCCAGCGACTCGGCTTGCCGGAGCCGGCCATCGACCTGGTCGTGCCCGGCTCCTCGAGTCTGTTCAAGGCCAACCGCATCGTCTCGTCGACCGCGAAAGTGCTGTTCATGGCCGCCCTGTTTCACGTGACCCTCGACCCCGCCACGATCGCCGTGTTTCTCGGAACGATCGCGATTCTCGCGTTCGCCTCCCCCGGGATTCCCAGCGTCGCCACGGGCTCGACGTTCGGCGCGTACCTCGCCGCGGGTATTCCGGCCGAGGGCATCGTGATGTTCGAGGTCGCCAACTCGCTGACCGATTTCGCCAAGACCGCGCTCAACGTGACCGCCAACCTGGCCGTAGCGGTGCTCGCGTCCCGGTGGGTCGCGCGAAGCGAAGCGAAGGCCGCGTCGGGACGCCCCCTTCAGTCCAGCCCGATCTGAAACGCGAGGGGAGCGCCCGCAAGGTCGAGCCCGGCGAGGAGATCTTGAAACGCGGCCTTTCGCCTCGGCCTCATGATGCGGCGCGCGCGCGTCCGAGAGAACCAGCGGCGCTTGAAGAAGGTGGTCCCCATCGACGGATTGTCGTTGATCTCCCACACCTGGACCCGACCCTCCTTGAGGGCATAGTCCATCCGGCCGTACTCCAAACGCGCGACTTGGAACGCGGCCAGGACCTGGTCGCGCTCGGCAAAGCTCTGGAGCCACTCGACTTCGCGACTTCCGACCAGATCGCGCCGATCCGATTCGCGCTTGGCGTTCCAACCGACCGAAGCGAACATGTGGCCCGCCACCACGTGGGGGCCGAAGCGGAACGCCCCATACTTGGCGAACACGCCCTCAGGGTCGGACGTGTCGAGGTACTCGACGGCCAGGAGGCGGTCGATCGGATGGCCCGCTTCCACGAGCTCCGACAGTGCCGCGTCCAGCTCGGCACGGGAGTGCAATAGGGACGTCAACGGACCGATGTGTCGATCCGTGTAGCGAAGGAACGCGGGATAGCGCATCTCCTCGCCAACCTCCGACGCCCGATAGACGTTGAAGTCGTTCACACCTGCCTCGTAGAGGGTTCGCAGCAGTTCGAACCGCTTGAGGTGGTCCGTGGGGTGGTTCAAGGTGCGGACCGCCCCTTCGTGGGCTTGGAGCACGCCGTGCAGTTTGACGGCGAGGCGCGTCTCCTCCGACGTGGCCCGCTCCATGTCGGTGAACAGGTAGAGTCCCCGAGGCCACGACGATCGCTCGGGAATCTGACGGTACTGGACGACTTCGATCGCGCTCCCCAGGGGTTGGGAGCGGTCCGAGACGTGCGCGAGCGTCCTGCGCCCCGCCTCCGTAGCCAAGTGCACGATCACGAGGGAAGTCTACTTGGCGGGCCTCGGCAGCAAAAAAAAGCCCCGCCTTTGGCGGGGCAGGCGGAGGCGCCTGGCCTCCCTTATTGAGCTCCTTGCGGTTGTCCGCTCGTTGGCGGACGGGTTCTTCCGTGCCTTCTCATTCAAGGCACTTAGTGGAAGATACGCTATCTTGGACGCAAGAAGTTTCCCAAAGATTCGACTGATTCGAAAGACCTAGCAAGAAGTGCCCCGAAACCTGTCCGCCCGCTGCCCCGTCGTTCATGGGGATGGGTGATTTGCGCAACGATTACCAGGAGGAGGATGTCGAGGAGATCCTCAGGCGCGCGGCACGCATCGAGTCTGCGGGAGCGCGCCGCGAGCGCGAGACGCTCGTCCGCACGGCGGCCGAAATCGGAATCAGCGAAGAGTCCCTGGCTCTGGCCGAGGCGGAGTACGCCAAGGATCGGTCCCACCTCGGGCTGGAGGACGCGTATCGCACCGAGCAGCGGCGCGAGTTCTTCGAGCACTTGTCGGCCTATGTGGGCGTCAACGCCTTCCTCATCGCGATCAACCTGCTCCGGTTTCACGGCTCGTTCTGGGCGATCTGGCCCTTGCTCGGATGGGGCCTCGGGCTCTATTTCCACGCGATGCGTGCGCTCAACCCCAACAACAGCGAATACCAGGCTGGATTGAGGCGGTACCTCAAGCGAAAGGGCCGCAAGGCGCGCGAGGCGCCGCATCCAGAGTCCCCACAGGTATAATTCCCTCCGTTACGAACGACGCACGGGCTCGGCAGCGCAGCCAGGTCCCCGGAAACGGGGTTGCCGCGCAAATCCAACCGGCCCGGAGGAACAACCTGGAGGAAACCATGGCTCAGCTCAGCATGAAGGAGCTGCTTGAATCCGGCGTGCATTTCGGGCACCAGACCCGACGCTGGAATCCGAAGATGAAGCGCTATATCTATGGCGCGCGGAACGGCATCTACATCGTCGACCTGCACCAGACGATCAAGCTCTTCGAAGAGGCGCTCGACTACGTCAAGAAGGTCGCCGAGGACGGCGGCACGGTACTGTTCGTCGGCACGAAGAAGCAGGCGCAGGCGGCGGTGAAGGAAGCCGCGCAGCGCTCGGGACAGTTCTTCGTCTGCGAGCGCTGGCTCGGCGGCACGCTGACCAACTGGAAGACGATCCAGCAGCGCATCGGCCGGCTCAAGGAGCTCGACCGGATGGAAGCAGACGGCTATTTCGACCGGCTCCCCAAGAAGGAGATGCTCAAGCGACGCGAAGAGCGCGAGAAGCTGAACCGCTATCTCGAAGGGATCCGCGATCTGCCGGGGATGCCCGCGGCGATGTTCGTCGTGGACCTCAACAAGGAGGCCATCGCGGTCGCCGAGGCGCGCAAGATGAACATCCCGATCGTCGCGATCGTGGACACGAACTGCGACCCCGACATGGCGGAGTACGTGATCCCCGGCAACGACGACGCGATCCGCGCGATCCGGCTGGTCACCAGCAAGATGGCCGAGGCGATCCTCGAGGCGCGCCCGTTGGACGAGTCCGTCACGGAAGGCACGCTCACCGAAGAGGGCGAGATCGCCGAGGATGGAGCGGAGTCGTACGGCGCGGTGGACGAAGAGCTGCTGCGCGCGTTCTCGGTCGATGACGAGTTGGATACGGAGGAGAAAGTCTAATGGCGTTCAGCGCATCTGACGTAATGAGGCTTCGCAACGAGACCGATGCCCCGATGATGGAGTGCAAGGCCGCGCTGGCCGAAGCCGGCGGCGATTTCGAGAAGGCGAAGGCGCTCCTGCGCGAAAAGGGGAAAGCCGCGGCCGCCAAGCGCGCCGACCGGTCCACCGCGGCGGGCGTCGTCGCGTTCGCCTCGAGCCCCGACGGGAAGACCGTGGGCGGCTTGGTCCTTGAGTCCGAGACGGACTTCGTGGCCAAGAACGAGATGTTCATCGAGGCGGCCCAGAAGCTTGCCGAGATGTTCCGCGACAACGATCCCGGGCAGGACCCCTACGCCGTGTCCGCCCAGGGCACCACGGTGCGGGACATCGTGGACGAGCTGGTCGGCAAGATCCGAGAGAACATCCAGGTCACCCGGGCCATCCGCCTGACGGGCTCCAACCCCATCGCGACCTACGTGCATCACGACAAGACCAAGGGCGCAGCCGTCGAGCTGGCCGGCGATGCCTCCAACGCGCTGGACGCGGGCTTCAAGGTCGCGGTCCAGACCGTGTCGAACCCGCCGCAGTTCATCGCGAAGGACGAGGTGCCGCAGGAGAAGATCGATCGCGAGATGGAGATCGAGGTTCAACGCGCGCTCAACGAGGGCAAGCCCGAGAACATTGCAAAGAACATCGCCATGGGCCGCATCAACAAGGAGTACCTCAAACAGGTGGTCCTGCTCGAACAGCCGTTCTATGCGGACGCCGCCAAATCGGTCGCGCAGTACCTCCAGGAGGAGGCCAAGGCCGGCGGCGGATCGTTGAGTGTGAAGTCGTTCACCTATCTCGCCGTCGGCGGAGGGTCTTAATCCTCCGATGATCGAGCGTCGCCCCTTCAAGCGCGTGCTCGTCAAGCTCAGCGGCGAAGCCCTCGCGGGCGGTCTGGGCGCGGGTCTCGACTCGGAGACCCTGGCCTACATCGCCCGCGAACTGGCCTCCGTCCACTCGAAGGGCGTGGAGGTGGCGGTCGTGGTCGGGGGCGGCAACTTCATCCGTGGAGACGTGTTCTCCTCGGAGGGAGGCATCGACCGCACCGTCGCCGACCAGATGGGCATGCTCGGCACCCTGATCAACGCCCTGGCCCTCCAATCGGCGATCGAGAGCGCGGGGGTCCCCACGCGGGTCCAGTCGGCGATCGAGGTGAGCCAGGTCGCGGAGAGCTTCATCCGCAGGCGCGCGATCCGCCACCTCGAAAAGGGCCGCGTCGTCGTGTTCGCGGCCGGAACGGGCAACCCATACTTCACCACGGATACCGCGGCGGTCCTGCGGGCCCTCGAGATCGAGGCGGGTTGCCTCATCAAGGCCACGAAGGTGGACGGCGTGTACGACAAGGACCCGAACAAGCACGAGGGGGCGACCCGGTTCGAGACCGTGCAGTTCACCGAGGCGATCAGCCGCCGCCTGGCGGTGATGGACCAGACCGCTTTCACGATGTGCCGGGAGCACCGCCTTCCGATCATCGTGTTAGACTTCAACACTCCCGGATCCATGGTCCGGGCCGTCCAGGGAGAGCCTGTGGGCACTCTCGTAGGGGGTGAATGATGACGCCAGATCAGATGCTGAAAGATGGAGACCACCGCATGCAGCAAGCCATCGAGGCGATGCTGCACGACTTCGCGAGCTACCGCACCGGACGGGCGAATCCCGCCGTCCTCGAGCGCGTTCACGTCGAGTACTACGGCGTCGAGACGCCGATGAACCAGATCGCCAACATCAGCATCCCCGAGCCGCGCCAACTGATGATCACGCCGTACGACAAGTCGTCGCTCGCCAACATCGAGCGGGCGATCCTCAAGAGCGATCTCGGCATCAACCCGACCAACGACGGCCAGAACATCCGCCTCAACTTCCCCGCAATGACCGAGGAGCGGCGCAAGGAGATGGTCAAACAGGTCAACACGCGCTCGGAACAGGCGTGCGTCGCCATCCGCAACGTCCGCCGCGACGTCATCGAGCACCTCAAAGCCGCTGAGAAGGAGAAGGAGCTCAGCGAGGACCAGCTCCGCTCGTACGAACACAAGGTCCAAGAACTCACCGACAAGCACGTCGCCCACGTCCACGAGCTTCAAAAGCAGAAGGACGCGGAATTGATGGAAGTTTAGGGGAGTGTCGACACTCGACACTCTCCCCAAGCATGTTGGGATCATCATGGACGGCAACGGCCGATGGGCGCGGTCGCGCGGCCTCGGGAGGCTGTTGGGCCATCGAGAAGGCTACAAGACGCTGCGAGGCGTGCTGCTCGACGCCTCCGAGCTGGGCATCCGCTACTTGACCGTGTACGCCTTCTCCGCCGAAAACTGGCGCCGCCCAGAGGAGGAGGTGTCCGGCCTCATGAAGCTGATCGAACGCGCCGCGCGCGACGAGCTGCGCATGATGCACCAGAACGGGGTTCGGGTCGAGGCGACCGGGCGGATCCACGAGCTGCCGTCCGGACTCCAGGAGGCGCTTCGCGAAGGCATCGAGACCACCCGCCACAACACAGGGATCACCTTCACCCTCGCGGTGAACTACGGCGGACGCGCGGAGATCGTCGATGCGGTGCGCACGTTGATCCACGACGGCGTGGAGGAAGAGGACGTCGACGAGGGCGCGATCTCCGAACGCCTCTACCACCCCGAACATCCGGAGCCCGACCTGATCATCCGCACGGCGGGCGAGATGCGCACGAGCAACTTCCTGCTCTGGCAGGCCGCCTACGCCGAACTCTACGTGACCGACACCCCGTGGCCCGAGTTCGGCAGAAAGGAGCTGGAAGCCGCTCTCGAGGCCTACGCCAAACGCACGCGCAAGTTCGGCGCCGTCGTGGAGTAACCGATTCCCGATTCCCGGGTGCCACGCCCGCCAGACGGGCGTGCCATCCTACCCCCCGAACACCATGGCCGATCCGAAGTGGCCGGTCGCTCCCACCAGAAACGAAGCCAGGGCCAGCAACAGCCAATAGCCCCGGCTCGACAACGGACCGCGACGTCGCCACAGCACCACACCCGCCATCGTGGCCGTCGCGGCCAAGGCCAGCGTCACGTGGACGCGAACGAAGTCGAAGCTGAACCCGAGTCGAAGGAATGCCGCCAATCCGGTGGGCACCACGACCGCCGTGGCCAACGATCCGCCCACCATGTTCCAGAAGCCGGCTTGTCGCAGCGTCGGGTTCCGTCGACCGGCGCCGAGCGCATCGAGGAGCGCTCCGAACAGGAAGAGGGCGATCGGAAAGTGCACCAGCGCCGGGTGGAACGAGTGCGGCGGAATGAGAGGCGGCGGAGCGCTGGGAGTGGCCCTTGGGGCCGGAGTCGGCGGGGCGACCGTCGTCGAATCGGCGGGAGGGTCCCAAGGGGGCGTTTCCGGATGGCTCTCAGGATCGCCGGGAAGGGTGCCCTGACGAATCTCGTCCCCGTTCAACCAGCCATCCTGATCCGAGTCCTTCGACTCGATCGACGCGAGCATCGCGACGGTCAGCTCTCTCGTGTTGTTCGCGCGAAGTGCCGCCTTG from Fimbriimonadaceae bacterium includes:
- a CDS encoding dicarboxylate/amino acid:cation symporter, with the translated sequence MADARPPARTSRWILIGGPLGLALGFAIGSFADTSSLLPIFQPIGALWMNAMRVAVVPLTVCLLVLGVCSLPRGKDLGRWGSAMFACFLALLVAGAAITLLIGVPYLAAYGPAPIDLPQIAGRVPAETPPAKPWTDILLPSNLFAAAASGELLSLCVLAILFGFAVRSLPLESRRPLELLFASLRDATLTFVRWTVALLPIGAFSLALAFGASSGFRVAREIVHFTVFATALMLLLCLLVMIATRLAGRLRWADYFRVILPIQAVAVGTRSSIATLPSVIEGAQRLGLPEPAIDLVVPGSSSLFKANRIVSSTAKVLFMAALFHVTLDPATIAVFLGTIAILAFASPGIPSVATGSTFGAYLAAGIPAEGIVMFEVANSLTDFAKTALNVTANLAVAVLASRWVARSEAKAASGRPLQSSPI
- a CDS encoding 2TM domain-containing protein, which produces MGDLRNDYQEEDVEEILRRAARIESAGARRERETLVRTAAEIGISEESLALAEAEYAKDRSHLGLEDAYRTEQRREFFEHLSAYVGVNAFLIAINLLRFHGSFWAIWPLLGWGLGLYFHAMRALNPNNSEYQAGLRRYLKRKGRKAREAPHPESPQV
- the rpsB gene encoding 30S ribosomal protein S2, whose amino-acid sequence is MAQLSMKELLESGVHFGHQTRRWNPKMKRYIYGARNGIYIVDLHQTIKLFEEALDYVKKVAEDGGTVLFVGTKKQAQAAVKEAAQRSGQFFVCERWLGGTLTNWKTIQQRIGRLKELDRMEADGYFDRLPKKEMLKRREEREKLNRYLEGIRDLPGMPAAMFVVDLNKEAIAVAEARKMNIPIVAIVDTNCDPDMAEYVIPGNDDAIRAIRLVTSKMAEAILEARPLDESVTEGTLTEEGEIAEDGAESYGAVDEELLRAFSVDDELDTEEKV
- the frr gene encoding ribosome recycling factor, with translation MMTPDQMLKDGDHRMQQAIEAMLHDFASYRTGRANPAVLERVHVEYYGVETPMNQIANISIPEPRQLMITPYDKSSLANIERAILKSDLGINPTNDGQNIRLNFPAMTEERRKEMVKQVNTRSEQACVAIRNVRRDVIEHLKAAEKEKELSEDQLRSYEHKVQELTDKHVAHVHELQKQKDAELMEV
- the uppS gene encoding polyprenyl diphosphate synthase, with the protein product MSTLDTLPKHVGIIMDGNGRWARSRGLGRLLGHREGYKTLRGVLLDASELGIRYLTVYAFSAENWRRPEEEVSGLMKLIERAARDELRMMHQNGVRVEATGRIHELPSGLQEALREGIETTRHNTGITFTLAVNYGGRAEIVDAVRTLIHDGVEEEDVDEGAISERLYHPEHPEPDLIIRTAGEMRTSNFLLWQAAYAELYVTDTPWPEFGRKELEAALEAYAKRTRKFGAVVE
- a CDS encoding class I SAM-dependent methyltransferase, which translates into the protein MRGDGGWSDSADAWIASVDEGDPSRTVLLDRVMLDVCGSLEGRRVLDVGCGEGRFARMLRERGAWVLGVDPIPRLVQEASARDRAGFYLRGSGEQLPVCDGAFDLVVSYLTLIDIPDFRAAIAEMARALRKGGRLVVANINAFCTADPRGWLHDEAGNKLHFPVDRYLEERPNRVAWKGISVENWHRPMSATMGAFLTCGLTLKQYLEPAPPDDLRAAHPEWDHFWRVPYFHVLEWEKAP
- the tsf gene encoding translation elongation factor Ts; the protein is MRLRNETDAPMMECKAALAEAGGDFEKAKALLREKGKAAAAKRADRSTAAGVVAFASSPDGKTVGGLVLESETDFVAKNEMFIEAAQKLAEMFRDNDPGQDPYAVSAQGTTVRDIVDELVGKIRENIQVTRAIRLTGSNPIATYVHHDKTKGAAVELAGDASNALDAGFKVAVQTVSNPPQFIAKDEVPQEKIDREMEIEVQRALNEGKPENIAKNIAMGRINKEYLKQVVLLEQPFYADAAKSVAQYLQEEAKAGGGSLSVKSFTYLAVGGGS
- the aat gene encoding leucyl/phenylalanyl-tRNA--protein transferase, coding for MNSDELTPFLLRHAYEQGAFPMTLDDGSVGWFQPIRRALFAIEGIHVSRSLKRTLRSGRFEFRFDTSFESVMRGCLRPDDNWISEAFIRVYGEVHRLGWAHCSEAWLDGKLVGGVYGLQVGSCFCAESMFHRVTDASKAALWALVERCREEGFTLFDAQVMNPHLASLGAFEVPHGAYMERLRKALKKPLPHRSWQECKPRKFGG
- a CDS encoding DinB family protein, which encodes MTASELLAWQIDDVGNQILKTLENLPAEHRDARVVPGAMSPNDVIEHLCECYEAAAAVAEGRKHPWGRFAFSGETWEERLARWRELRSRAKALVTGGDDPKRLTEGYEYIVGHDAYHVGQLCQLRLHLDPKWDSMSIYG
- the pyrH gene encoding UMP kinase yields the protein MIERRPFKRVLVKLSGEALAGGLGAGLDSETLAYIARELASVHSKGVEVAVVVGGGNFIRGDVFSSEGGIDRTVADQMGMLGTLINALALQSAIESAGVPTRVQSAIEVSQVAESFIRRRAIRHLEKGRVVVFAAGTGNPYFTTDTAAVLRALEIEAGCLIKATKVDGVYDKDPNKHEGATRFETVQFTEAISRRLAVMDQTAFTMCREHRLPIIVLDFNTPGSMVRAVQGEPVGTLVGGE
- a CDS encoding DUF2071 domain-containing protein, translated to MVAPDEYLRMRETPAGPPLMHQRWTDLLFLHASLEPEVVRPLLPAGLDLDTYPDAEGREKAWVGLVPFRMSGIRPRGLPALPWLSAFPETNVRTYVHRNGRDPGVWFFSLEAARWLACRFARATFGLNYRHARMQVSREGDRITYRGRRLEAPKPAELAIEAVLGPRLPQPEPGSFEFFLVERYLLYSMHRGSMVTGRVAHEPYALRSASVASCSEQLLARAGIAAGPWEHVCFSEGVDVRVYPVARVEE
- a CDS encoding superoxide dismutase family protein — encoded protein: MEVTKAVSTSIAVLAVAVIGWQAHAQNPAAAPTPQIGRAVAVVQPTAGNQVKGIVTFTVGAHGVLVHAEVTGLPPNSTHGFHIHEFGDLRSDDGKSLGGHYNPGGHMHALPTTSMRHAGDLGNLKADAKGVATLNQEFDTFTIDGEKAPILGRGLVIHALPDDGGQPTGNAGGRIAVGVIGVAGS